A stretch of the Paramormyrops kingsleyae isolate MSU_618 chromosome 16, PKINGS_0.4, whole genome shotgun sequence genome encodes the following:
- the ftcdnl1 gene encoding formiminotransferase N-terminal subdomain-containing protein, protein MSLGAVARRMVTCLLNISEARNRDIVDKVARAAVLNKHGGWREGSTVLNIFNDHDYNRSVITIVASIDDIGDAVLSACEQALDMIDMTGHVGAHPCMGAVDLVPLYPLGEDVGLEECGREARELASRLTQRVPGTSAIYFGAADYPSHRGLAQRRKEVGWFRKNHDLSRVRPDVGRTPESRYGLTGVGASPYVMNCNVTLSTQDLSVGRRVAASLRESSPGGIPGVQVLALPHEGAVEIACNVESVPWASPADHWPTFSIRGQQFCHAPASLISTRVEQLAGQYGVVTKGTVLVGFTPQECKGLAVQAIAQGIGEYWKHQRAIFM, encoded by the exons atgtcactcgGCGCTGTCGCACGTCGCATGGTCACCTGCCTGCTCAACATCTCCGAGGCACGGAATAGGGACATAGTGGACAAGGTAGCGAGAGCAGCCGTTTTAAACAAGCACG GAGGGTGGCGGGAGGGGTCCACGGTTCTCAATATTTTTAACGACCACGACTACAACCGTTCCGTGATCACCATTGTGGCGAGCATTGATGACATCG GGGACGCGGTGTTGTCAGCGTGTGAGCAGGCCCTGGATATGATCGATATGACGGGCCATGTTGGGGCTCACCCATGCATGGGTGCCGTTGACCTGGTGCCTCTCTATCCCCTGGGGGAGGATGTGGGGCTTGAGGAATGTGGCAGGGAGGCCAGAG AGCTGGCCAGCAGGCTCACGCAGCGCGTTCCTGGCACCTCTGCCATCTACTTTGGCGCGGCGGACTATCCCTCGCACCGCGGCCTTGCTCAGCGCCGGAAGGAGGTGGGCTGGTTCCGGAAAAACCACGATCTCTCCCGTGTCCGGCCAGATGTGGGCAGAACACCCGAAAGCAGATATGGTTTGACAG GTGTGGGGGCCAGCCCGTATGTCATGAACTGTAACGTCACCCTCAGCACACAGGACCTCAGCGTGGGACGCCGGGTGGCTGCTTCCCTGCGCGAGTCCAGCCCGGGTGGGATTCCGGGGGTGCAGGTGCTTGCCCTGCCACATGAGGGCGCAGTGGAGATCGCCTGCAATGTGGAGAGCGTACCATGGGCCTCGCCTGCAGACCACTGGCCCACCTTTAGTATAAGGGGTCAGCAATTCTGCCACGCCCCGGCGTCCCTGATCTCCACACGTGTAGAGCAGCTGGCAGGGCAATACGGTGTAGTCACCAAGGGAACGGTGCTTGTGGGGTTTACACCCCAGGAATGCAAGGGCCTTGCAGTGCAGGCTATCGCTCAGGGTATCGGTGAATACTGGAAACACCAACGTGCCATATTTATGTAA
- the nabp1a gene encoding SOSS complex subunit B2, with protein MSNIQNDAVFLIKDVKPGLKNLNIIFIVLEIGRVTKTKDGHEVRSCKVADKTGSITISVWDELGSLIQPGDIIRLTRGYASIWKGCLTLYTGRGGDLQKIGEFCMVYSEVPNFSEPNPELLAQANLQNKTGKAEQRGDCPNNQNSGIAAQTGNGSLQTYSTNSSSPAPRDPALGGLGRANGRLPGNGAPQVPVGGTPMGSKPSVSISNGRDPRRASKR; from the exons ATGTCGAACATCCAAAACGACGCAGTATTCTTGATAAAAGATGTAAAACCCGGActgaaaaatttaaatatcatctttattgttttggaaATAG GTCGGGTGACCAAGACTAAGGATGGCCATGAGGTGCGGTCGTGCAAGGTAGCTGACAAAACTGGCAGCATCACTATCTCTGTTTGGGATGAGCTGGGCAGCCTCATCCAGCCCGGTGACATCATCCGCCTAACACGGGG GTATGCCTCTATCTGGAAGGGCTGTTTGACACTTTACACTGGAAGAGGAGGGGACCTACAGAAGATTGGAGA GTTCTGCATGGTCTACTCAGAAGTCCCAAACTTCAGTGAGCCAAACCCAGAACTGCTTGCCCAGGCCAACTTGCAGAACAAGACC GGGAAAGCAGAACAACGGGGTGACTGTCCAAACAATCAGAATTCAGGTATCGCTGCACAGACAG GTAATGGTTCTTTGCAGACCTACTCCACTAACAgttcctctcctgctccccgGGACCCTGCCTTGGGGGGGCTGGGACGGGCCAATGGCCGTCTTCCAGGGAATGGTGCCCCCCAAGTGCCTGTAGGGGGAACCCCTATGGGGTCCAAACCCTCCGTCTCAATCAGCAACGGTCGGGATCCTCGACGTGCTTCCAAGAGATGA
- the cavin2a gene encoding caveolae-associated protein 2a has protein sequence MGEDAVQAERSSIVGPNESHDLLVPSPSPANSISPLSPGVDGGQASAITVLTLLDKLVHMLDTVQENQRKMEQRQVEIEGTVRDIQSDVIKLSKSHSSTSNSVGKLLEKSRKMSLNLKEVKEKIDKQAVQVKKLEVNHAHLLKRDNFKVLIFQEEREIPTEVFVKDSMRQPLPAEEEAPGVNANCTQEDGMQTISLSSDDEMVPHEDEDAEDALVNQDMASERSDWSRAEKIKRSSLKKVDTLKRAFSRQTIEKKMNKIGSKIVSPEQREKLKKSFTPNHPKSPSTKSSSFKVAPLTFNVKKVRDGEASPKTMQTAEFTAEPVSSPDTEQTFSEVHTELNAALEGAQGACSSLEDPELTVPSACSPESELPVLENGDAHPDLPATLQQPDQAENEEEGEEKQEEMPTETKKIEVEAMIQAAPVAVE, from the exons ATGGGTGAGGATGCAGTGCAGGCAGAGAGGAGCAGCATCGTGGGTCCCAACGAGAGTCACGACCTGCTGGTTCCCAGCCCCAGCCCCGCAAACAGTATCTCGCCGCTGTCCCCCGGAGTGGATGGCGGGCAGGCCAGTGCCATCACCGTACTAACTCTGCTGGACAAACTGGTTCATATGTTGGACACGGTCCAGGAGAACCAGCGCAAGATGGAACAGCGGCAGGTCGAGATTGAGGGCACAGTGCGCGACATCCAGAGCGACGTGATCAAGCTCTCCAAGAGCCACTCCTCCACCTCCAACTCGGTCGGCAAGCTGCTGGAGAAGTCGCGCAAAATGAGCCTGAACCTGAAGGAGGTGAAGGAGAAGATCGATAAGCAGGCTGTCCAAGTGAAGAAACTGGAAGTCAATCATGCCCACTTGCTCAAGAGGGATAACTTCAAGGTCCTCATCTTCCAG GAGGAACGAGAGATCCCCACAGAAGTGTTTGTGAAAGACTCCATGCGCCAGCCCCTCCCGGCGGAGGAGGAAGCACCCGGAGTGAATGCCAACTGCACCCAAGAAGACGGGATGCAGACCATCAGCCTGTCCTCTGACGATGAGATGGTGCCCCATGAGGATGAAGATGCTGAGGATGCTTTGGTCAACCAGGATATGGCCAGTGAGCGTTCAGATTGGTCCCGTGCTGAGAAGATCAAGCGTTCCAGTCTGAAGAAGGTGGATACACTGAAGAGGGCCTTCTCACGGCAGACTATCGAGAAGAAGATGAACAAGATTGGCTCCAAGATTGTTTCCCCTGAGCAACGAGAGAAGCTGAAGAAAAGCTTCACTCCAAACCACCCCAAAAGCCCCAGCACCAAGAGCTCCTCCTTCAAAGTGGCCCCTCTGACCTTCAACGTCAAGAAGGTCCGGGATGGAGAGGCCTCGCCCAAAACCATGCAAACGGCAGAGTTCACCGCAGAGCCCGTCAGCAGCCCAGACACCGAACAGACCTTCAGCGAGGTGCACACAGAGCTGAATGCCGCGTTGGAAGGAGCCCAAGGGGCCTGCTCATCCCTGGAGGACCCAGAGCTGACCGTCCCGTCTGCCTGCAGCCCAGAGAGCGAGCTGCCTGTCTTAGAAAATGGAGATGCCCACCCAGACCTGCCTGCCACCCTGCAGCAGCCAGACCAGGCTGAAAATGAAGAAGAAGGTGAGGAGAAGCAAGAGGAGATGCCCACTGAGACAAAGAAGATTGAGGTGGAGGCAATGATCCAAGCCGCACCTGTGGCTGTGGAGTAA